A window from Argonema galeatum A003/A1 encodes these proteins:
- a CDS encoding DUF2301 domain-containing membrane protein produces the protein MTQLQESEQLVYQGQFGNFTITKDDRTGVIIYRAGLMVAALSFALASWLVLWLGNTPTVLNALTPLYVCFCLGLGVSLLTIHIYLGLLHRVLQIFWAIGVAASVVLAVQAGEPLALTVYNHPVTILGIGFIFAALTGIYFKEAFCFNRLETKVLMPLVPLLLLGHLSGFLPVQSEQVLLGVWAILFVVFALRKVVQAIPPDIGDKSVFVYLKQQRPTP, from the coding sequence ATGACTCAACTACAGGAATCCGAACAGCTGGTTTACCAAGGTCAGTTTGGGAATTTTACGATTACGAAGGACGATCGCACTGGCGTCATCATTTACCGTGCTGGCTTAATGGTAGCAGCTCTCAGCTTTGCGCTGGCTAGCTGGCTGGTGCTATGGCTGGGCAATACCCCAACGGTTCTGAACGCGCTGACACCTCTATATGTTTGTTTCTGTCTGGGGTTGGGCGTCAGCTTACTCACCATCCACATATATCTAGGACTGCTACACCGAGTATTGCAAATATTTTGGGCGATCGGTGTTGCGGCGTCTGTTGTGCTGGCTGTGCAAGCTGGCGAACCTCTGGCGCTAACTGTTTACAACCACCCAGTAACTATTTTGGGGATTGGTTTTATCTTTGCGGCGTTAACAGGGATTTATTTTAAAGAGGCTTTTTGCTTCAACCGATTGGAAACAAAGGTGCTGATGCCGCTGGTTCCTTTGCTGCTGCTGGGACATTTGTCTGGCTTCTTGCCCGTGCAATCAGAACAGGTTTTACTGGGAGTATGGGCTATTTTGTTCGTGGTGTTTGCGCTGCGGAAAGTGGTGCAAGCGATTCCACCGGATATCGGCGATAAGTCGGTTTTTGTTTATCTTAAACAACAGCGTCCCACACCCTAA
- a CDS encoding XDD4 family exosortase-dependent surface protein: protein MLNSKLTISALKHLTLGVSALALVAAGQISRADAASIQFTGTGTNPASGGASNALGASVLFDDLLNPGKLTITLTNTGPGASVPSDVLTSVFWDYNGTAFSGLSLDSATAPTVVGGTPGTNVNLKALDEWKLPNTGNGTTNLPGITQNYGLGTAGLGIFQGGGGQQFNYAIISGYDNPNPAVSGGTFVKNAATFVLSGLPSGFDISKLGNVRFQYGTNLSEPSFVASSMNYTGNPTPPPPPPTGGGGGGPTKIPEPSTVMGLLLAGAAGIRLTKKQLNSVKA, encoded by the coding sequence ATGTTAAATTCCAAACTTACAATTTCAGCGCTTAAGCATCTAACATTAGGTGTATCCGCATTAGCCCTAGTTGCAGCAGGCCAAATCTCTAGAGCAGATGCAGCATCAATTCAATTCACTGGTACAGGAACTAACCCAGCCTCCGGTGGAGCTAGCAATGCTTTAGGGGCATCAGTTCTATTTGACGATCTGCTAAACCCAGGCAAATTGACCATTACCCTGACGAATACTGGCCCAGGTGCAAGCGTTCCTTCTGACGTACTAACTTCAGTTTTCTGGGACTATAATGGCACAGCCTTCAGTGGTTTATCCCTGGATTCAGCAACAGCACCAACCGTAGTTGGTGGCACTCCTGGCACTAATGTCAATCTTAAAGCTCTCGATGAATGGAAATTGCCAAATACTGGCAATGGTACAACAAACCTCCCTGGCATAACCCAAAACTATGGTTTAGGTACTGCTGGCTTAGGTATTTTCCAAGGCGGTGGCGGTCAGCAATTTAATTACGCGATCATCAGCGGTTACGATAATCCAAATCCGGCTGTATCAGGCGGGACTTTTGTTAAAAATGCTGCTACTTTCGTTTTATCAGGTCTGCCCAGTGGCTTTGATATCAGCAAACTTGGTAACGTTCGCTTCCAATACGGTACAAACCTTTCAGAACCCAGCTTTGTAGCTAGTTCGATGAATTATACTGGCAACCCCACCCCCCCACCACCACCCCCAACAGGCGGCGGTGGCGGTGGCCCAACCAAGATTCCCGAACCCAGCACAGTAATGGGACTATTATTAGCTGGTGCGGCTGGTATCCGGTTAACCAAGAAACAGCTTAACTCTGTCAAAGCTTAA
- a CDS encoding DUF4870 domain-containing protein, translating to MNGDINKEARTWGMWCHLSSIVVWIPVILLGLLGIPVPIPCLNILAPLIIWQTKKNTDSFIDVQGKESLNFQISMLIYSLTGVIIVIFLSFVTCGIILSSNTNVLNSLITSLAIGIVSVSLLLLIFQLFVVIFAAIKAYRGEVYRYPFTIVFLR from the coding sequence ATGAACGGAGATATTAACAAAGAAGCGCGAACCTGGGGGATGTGGTGTCACCTATCTTCCATTGTGGTGTGGATACCAGTAATACTTTTAGGATTGTTAGGTATTCCCGTACCCATTCCATGTCTCAATATTTTAGCACCTTTGATAATTTGGCAGACTAAGAAAAATACGGATTCTTTTATTGATGTCCAGGGAAAAGAATCATTAAACTTTCAAATATCAATGCTTATCTATTCTTTGACAGGTGTAATTATAGTTATTTTTCTGAGTTTCGTAACCTGTGGTATTATTCTAAGTTCCAACACTAATGTATTAAACTCCCTGATAACAAGTTTGGCAATTGGAATAGTATCGGTCAGTTTATTATTGCTTATATTTCAGCTATTTGTAGTAATTTTTGCGGCCATTAAAGCCTATCGAGGTGAAGTATATCGTTATCCTTTCACGATCGTATTTTTAAGGTAA
- a CDS encoding 4-Cys prefix domain-containing protein, producing MICCLNADRQNPQNPYTHKFCQSCRTPLVSLLRGHYRPVQLLSDQGEFGRTYLA from the coding sequence ATGATTTGTTGTCTCAATGCCGATCGTCAGAATCCCCAAAACCCTTATACCCACAAGTTTTGCCAGAGTTGTAGGACGCCATTGGTGTCACTGCTGCGAGGTCATTATCGCCCAGTCCAACTGCTGTCGGATCAGGGGGAATTTGGCCGAACTTATCTTGCATAG
- a CDS encoding Gfo/Idh/MocA family protein, with product MEQSKIGVALVGTGFGQKVHIPGLQAHPRTEIVAVYHRDLHKAKDIASANNIPHACNKIEDIVAIPEVQGVSISTPPFTHYEMAKTVLQAGKHLLLEKPTTLVASEARELYHLAIPPNPPLKRGGEDREGQLSPPWVRGARGDQSAIATMDFEFRFVPSWQMLAEMLSAEYVGQKRLIKIDWLVSSRADATRPWNWYARKDQGGGALGAIGSHAFDYISWLFGPVRRLCAQLSTSIPTRPDPTTGEMKPVDADDSCTIVLELADGTPCQICISSVTYQGRGHWVEVYGDRGTLVLGSDNQKDYVHGFRLWAASAGKPLTEVEIPSRLNFSQNYADGRIAPFIRVVDQWVQGIDAREAMTPSLREGVYSQLLMDLAHQSNNINQWVEVPDLEDFLAGIAKC from the coding sequence ATGGAACAGTCTAAAATTGGCGTCGCACTTGTGGGAACTGGATTTGGTCAAAAAGTCCATATTCCGGGATTGCAAGCTCATCCTCGAACTGAGATTGTAGCAGTTTATCATCGGGATTTGCATAAGGCAAAAGATATTGCCTCTGCCAACAATATTCCCCATGCTTGCAACAAGATAGAAGATATTGTTGCTATCCCAGAAGTGCAAGGAGTCAGCATTTCAACACCGCCATTTACCCATTATGAAATGGCCAAGACAGTTTTGCAGGCTGGCAAGCATTTGTTATTAGAAAAACCGACAACTTTAGTGGCGAGTGAGGCAAGAGAATTATATCATTTAGCGATCCCCCCCAACCCCCCCTTAAAAAGGGGGGGAGAAGACAGAGAAGGGCAGCTTTCCCCCCCTTGGGTAAGGGGGGCTAGGGGGGATCAAAGTGCGATCGCCACAATGGATTTTGAATTTCGCTTCGTCCCCTCATGGCAAATGTTGGCAGAAATGTTATCAGCAGAATATGTCGGACAAAAGCGCCTGATTAAAATTGATTGGTTAGTGTCGAGTCGTGCCGATGCCACACGCCCTTGGAACTGGTATGCTCGTAAAGACCAAGGCGGTGGCGCACTAGGGGCAATAGGTTCCCACGCTTTTGATTACATCAGTTGGTTATTTGGGCCTGTACGGCGGTTGTGCGCCCAACTGAGTACATCAATTCCCACCAGACCCGATCCTACTACTGGTGAAATGAAGCCAGTTGATGCCGACGATAGCTGCACGATCGTGCTAGAGTTGGCAGATGGAACGCCCTGTCAGATTTGCATTAGTTCCGTGACATATCAGGGACGGGGACATTGGGTGGAAGTGTATGGCGATCGCGGTACGTTAGTCTTAGGCAGCGATAATCAGAAAGATTACGTGCATGGTTTTCGTCTTTGGGCTGCATCAGCAGGAAAACCCCTGACAGAGGTAGAAATTCCATCCCGGCTAAATTTTTCTCAAAATTACGCAGATGGAAGAATTGCACCTTTTATTAGAGTTGTTGACCAATGGGTGCAAGGGATTGATGCGCGTGAAGCAATGACACCCTCATTGCGAGAAGGTGTTTACTCTCAGTTATTGATGGATTTAGCCCATCAATCTAACAATATCAATCAATGGGTAGAAGTGCCCGATTTGGAAGATTTTCTTGCTGGTATAGCAAAGTGCTGA
- a CDS encoding type II toxin-antitoxin system RelE/ParE family toxin, with protein MEAQPREIRRYIKPDGRVPFSEWIDSFRDRKTRVNINKRIRRVSVGNLGDYRSVGEGVCELKINYSPGYRVYFGQIGSTIVILLCGGDKSTQDRDIDTAKEYWRNYHERSENADE; from the coding sequence ATGGAAGCACAACCAAGGGAGATTCGGCGTTACATTAAACCAGATGGCAGAGTTCCTTTCAGCGAGTGGATTGATTCCTTTCGCGATCGGAAAACGAGAGTTAATATCAACAAGAGGATTAGACGAGTTAGTGTTGGCAATTTGGGAGATTATCGGTCTGTTGGAGAAGGAGTTTGCGAACTCAAGATTAATTATAGCCCAGGTTACCGCGTTTACTTTGGACAAATAGGTTCAACAATTGTAATTCTCCTCTGTGGTGGGGATAAAAGCACTCAAGATCGAGATATTGACACAGCTAAAGAATACTGGAGAAACTACCATGAAAGAAGTGAAAATGCCGACGAGTGA
- the grxC gene encoding glutaredoxin 3 — MAANIEIYTWRTCPFCIRAKALLKQKGVEFTEYSIDGDWEAKAKMSERANGRTSVPQIFINDQHIGGCDDIHELDAAGKLDELLQ, encoded by the coding sequence ATGGCCGCTAACATAGAAATCTATACCTGGAGAACTTGTCCCTTCTGCATCCGCGCCAAGGCTTTGCTAAAACAAAAGGGGGTGGAGTTCACCGAATACAGCATTGATGGAGATTGGGAAGCAAAGGCAAAAATGAGTGAACGCGCCAACGGTCGCACTTCTGTACCTCAGATTTTTATCAACGATCAGCATATCGGTGGCTGCGACGATATCCACGAACTGGATGCAGCAGGCAAACTCGACGAACTTCTGCAATAG
- a CDS encoding DNA-binding protein, whose translation MKEVKMPTSDSWLDALIESLKDPEEAAGYLSVALEPEDPEPKLLRAVLQDAIDARFKMNNLSDKAKLYHQQLDKILLENGGKEIYTLVSLLDELGFRIEVKIKDNIDNQHL comes from the coding sequence ATGAAAGAAGTGAAAATGCCGACGAGTGATAGCTGGCTGGATGCACTAATTGAATCGCTTAAAGACCCCGAAGAGGCTGCTGGCTATCTCAGTGTAGCTTTGGAACCAGAAGATCCTGAGCCTAAACTACTTCGGGCGGTACTCCAAGATGCGATCGATGCGCGTTTTAAGATGAATAATCTCTCGGATAAAGCTAAACTTTATCATCAGCAACTCGATAAAATTTTATTAGAAAACGGTGGTAAGGAAATTTACACCTTGGTATCTCTACTCGATGAACTAGGATTTCGGATTGAAGTAAAAATCAAAGATAATATCGACAATCAACATCTTTGA
- a CDS encoding GUN4 domain-containing protein: MAKNNKTVLALTLLVIAGLFSIAAGLVWLGFQLSKSNSGTTTPPPVNPVNTPTNFTSIDRVPLNSTRNVDYSKLRDYLKQKDWRQADRETYERMLDAAGPKSQAKGFTPLDEMENLSCTDLKTIDNLWSTASKGQQGFTTQQDILRALGDYRKMYAQVGWEDEKGQKLMDWNYNAQIKRMEYKVGKEPNFKNPPPGHLPTAEREYNFDVSLNAALKRCSF, from the coding sequence ATGGCAAAGAATAATAAAACTGTTCTGGCACTAACCTTGCTAGTAATTGCAGGTCTGTTCAGTATAGCTGCCGGTCTTGTCTGGTTGGGATTCCAGCTAAGTAAGTCAAACTCTGGGACTACAACCCCTCCCCCAGTCAACCCAGTCAACACACCCACTAATTTTACCTCAATCGATCGAGTACCGCTCAACTCGACTCGCAATGTCGATTACAGTAAATTGCGGGACTACCTGAAGCAAAAAGACTGGCGTCAAGCTGACCGAGAAACCTACGAACGGATGCTAGACGCCGCTGGCCCAAAGTCACAAGCCAAAGGTTTTACCCCTCTAGATGAAATGGAGAATCTCTCCTGTACTGATTTAAAAACGATTGACAATCTTTGGAGTACAGCCAGTAAAGGTCAGCAGGGTTTTACCACTCAACAGGACATTTTAAGGGCACTGGGCGACTATCGAAAGATGTATGCCCAGGTTGGATGGGAAGATGAAAAAGGTCAGAAGCTAATGGATTGGAACTATAATGCCCAAATCAAAAGAATGGAGTATAAAGTAGGGAAGGAGCCAAACTTTAAAAACCCTCCCCCCGGTCACCTTCCAACTGCGGAAAGAGAGTATAACTTTGACGTTTCTCTCAATGCGGCGCTGAAAAGGTGTAGCTTTTAA
- the gshB gene encoding glutathione synthase codes for MKLAFIIDPIHRLDPGHDTSVALMEAAQQMGHDVWVTEASHLSVLHSKAWATLERVHLTPVQLVEGRWVVQQPWYELADRTLQPLESMDAVFMRTDPPVNIAYLYATYILDYIDPAKTLVINSPNGLRSANEKMYALQFTGAIPETIVSAEKQVIRQFTEEKGAAILKPLGGKAGEGILFLEPSDRNINSIVELSTLQGRIPVMVQTYLPAAKDGDKRIILLNGEPIGAVNRIPTGKEFRGNMAVGGRVAETEITDREREICSQLAPTLRRDGLIFVGIDVIGGYLTEVNVTSPTGIREIDRLSGTRLAYQVIEWVEKQAKK; via the coding sequence ATGAAATTGGCATTTATCATTGACCCCATCCACAGACTCGATCCGGGTCACGATACCAGCGTGGCACTTATGGAAGCCGCACAACAGATGGGTCATGATGTTTGGGTAACAGAGGCCAGTCATCTGAGCGTATTGCATAGCAAAGCTTGGGCTACCTTAGAACGGGTGCATCTCACGCCTGTGCAGTTGGTGGAGGGGCGATGGGTGGTGCAGCAGCCTTGGTACGAACTGGCCGATCGCACTCTGCAACCCCTAGAGTCAATGGACGCGGTGTTCATGCGAACCGATCCGCCGGTAAATATTGCTTACCTCTATGCCACTTACATTCTCGATTATATAGACCCAGCAAAGACTCTGGTCATCAATTCTCCCAACGGATTGCGATCGGCAAACGAAAAAATGTATGCTTTGCAGTTTACCGGGGCAATTCCAGAAACTATTGTTAGCGCCGAAAAGCAGGTAATCCGGCAATTTACAGAAGAAAAAGGGGCGGCAATTCTCAAGCCTTTGGGGGGTAAGGCTGGTGAAGGTATATTATTTTTGGAACCAAGCGATCGCAATATCAACTCGATCGTCGAACTCAGTACCCTGCAAGGTCGCATTCCCGTCATGGTCCAAACCTACTTGCCAGCAGCGAAAGACGGAGACAAACGTATTATCCTCCTAAATGGGGAACCGATCGGTGCAGTCAACCGGATTCCCACTGGCAAGGAGTTTCGCGGCAATATGGCAGTTGGTGGTAGAGTAGCAGAAACGGAAATAACGGACAGAGAACGGGAAATCTGCTCCCAACTAGCACCAACTTTGCGACGAGATGGCTTGATTTTTGTTGGCATTGATGTTATAGGCGGCTACCTCACCGAAGTCAACGTCACCAGTCCCACAGGCATCCGGGAAATCGATCGGCTATCGGGAACTCGATTAGCTTATCAAGTAATTGAATGGGTGGAGAAACAAGCTAAGAAATAA
- the dprA gene encoding DNA-processing protein DprA has translation MVEERTFWLVWSQISGVGPILLKRLQQHFGTLAAAWEATPAKLREVEGFGAKTVEAVVGKRSQIDPEKFLQQHLQKNPYFWTPADAEYPRLMLETPNPPAVMYYRGKVQPQENQGITPTVGIVGTRQPSEYGIRWTRRISAALAQQGFTIVSGMADGIDTEAHRACLEVGGRTLAVFGTGVDVVYPSHNRNLYEQILSNGLALSEYSAGTPPDRTRFPARNRIIAGLSRAVLVMEAPKKSGALITAQVANDFRRDVYALSARNDDYNFHGCLNLLVQGAKPIPIELDDLLKMLGATPIKETENLGSLPLFAQCLPSNQPPLPDLEPELKQVFQVVSSEAMPFDLIIQKAGLAAGSVSSALLQLELMGLVTQLPGMRYQRC, from the coding sequence TTGGTGGAAGAACGGACATTTTGGCTAGTTTGGTCGCAAATTTCTGGAGTTGGCCCGATTTTGCTGAAGCGACTGCAACAGCATTTTGGCACTCTGGCGGCGGCTTGGGAAGCTACTCCAGCTAAACTTAGGGAAGTGGAGGGTTTTGGGGCTAAGACGGTTGAGGCGGTGGTGGGAAAGCGATCGCAAATCGACCCCGAAAAATTCCTTCAGCAGCACCTACAGAAAAACCCTTATTTTTGGACACCAGCTGATGCGGAATATCCCCGCTTGATGCTGGAAACTCCCAATCCGCCAGCAGTGATGTACTACCGAGGCAAAGTTCAACCCCAGGAAAATCAAGGTATAACGCCAACAGTGGGGATTGTGGGTACTCGTCAACCTTCAGAATACGGTATACGTTGGACTCGCAGAATCAGCGCTGCTTTAGCCCAGCAGGGATTTACGATCGTTTCCGGTATGGCAGATGGAATTGATACCGAAGCGCATCGCGCCTGTCTGGAGGTGGGTGGACGAACGCTGGCGGTTTTTGGTACTGGTGTGGATGTGGTTTATCCGTCGCACAATCGCAATTTATACGAACAGATTTTAAGTAATGGGTTGGCGCTGAGTGAGTATTCAGCTGGTACGCCGCCCGATCGCACTCGCTTCCCTGCCCGTAATCGTATTATTGCAGGTTTAAGTCGCGCAGTGTTAGTCATGGAAGCACCAAAAAAATCAGGGGCGTTAATTACCGCCCAGGTTGCTAATGATTTTCGTCGAGATGTATATGCGCTCAGTGCGCGTAATGATGATTATAATTTTCATGGGTGTTTAAATTTGCTCGTCCAAGGTGCAAAACCAATTCCTATAGAATTGGATGACTTACTAAAAATGTTAGGCGCAACACCAATTAAAGAAACAGAAAATTTAGGTTCTCTGCCTTTATTTGCCCAATGTTTGCCGTCCAATCAGCCGCCTTTACCGGATTTGGAACCGGAATTAAAACAAGTTTTCCAGGTAGTTTCTTCGGAAGCAATGCCTTTTGATTTAATAATACAAAAAGCTGGGTTAGCAGCAGGTTCTGTTTCTAGTGCGCTATTGCAGTTAGAATTAATGGGTTTGGTAACTCAGTTACCGGGAATGAGATATCAAAGATGTTGA